In one Silvibacterium dinghuense genomic region, the following are encoded:
- a CDS encoding tetratricopeptide repeat protein, translating to MMKLLPRARMSKQNLSTPVSSYAIRPWGWALALSCAILPAYAGTPQTRAEDTNLAQNATAMMQAGRFVEAEALWRQLTAQEPRNAAAHASLGLALAREGRLPEAIVEYQRSLALHAHQPVVNLDLGLAEFKLGNFDKAIAAFRSIGSEHQNDNRIPVLMGMSYFGLHRYPEAIPFLRSAAAADPNNLELHGVLAKSCLWSKQYACALTEFQQILHINPDAVQAHMMLAEAYDAMDKKPEAITELQTAERTAPDEPLLHFELGYLYYTAHDYAKATDELNSELRINPQSALAYTYLGDIALHNNDDATAEDYLNKAMSYDPHQRLVYFDLGCVYADQQKNQQALTAFLQAEQMEPSQPDAHYRLARVYKALGEQQKAAAEFAKTRTLHAKDDESLIEKVSGKAALANPSGPAQP from the coding sequence ATGATGAAACTGTTGCCCAGGGCCCGCATGTCGAAGCAGAACCTCTCGACACCTGTCAGCTCGTATGCAATTCGCCCATGGGGCTGGGCTCTGGCGCTCAGTTGCGCCATCCTGCCGGCCTATGCTGGAACACCGCAGACTCGCGCCGAGGATACGAACCTTGCGCAGAATGCCACGGCGATGATGCAGGCCGGCCGGTTTGTTGAGGCCGAGGCGCTGTGGAGACAGCTTACCGCACAGGAACCACGCAATGCCGCGGCACACGCGAGCCTTGGCCTTGCGCTGGCCCGCGAAGGCAGGCTTCCTGAGGCCATCGTGGAATATCAGCGCTCGCTTGCACTGCATGCGCATCAACCCGTCGTGAACCTCGACCTTGGTCTCGCAGAATTCAAGCTCGGCAACTTCGATAAAGCGATTGCCGCCTTTCGATCCATCGGCAGCGAGCATCAGAACGACAACCGCATCCCCGTACTTATGGGCATGTCCTATTTCGGATTGCATCGTTATCCAGAAGCCATTCCTTTTCTCCGCAGCGCGGCAGCGGCCGATCCCAATAATCTTGAGCTGCACGGCGTACTTGCCAAAAGCTGTCTGTGGAGCAAGCAGTATGCATGCGCGCTGACCGAGTTCCAGCAGATTCTGCACATCAATCCAGATGCTGTCCAGGCCCACATGATGCTGGCCGAAGCTTACGATGCCATGGATAAGAAGCCGGAAGCCATCACTGAATTGCAGACCGCGGAGCGCACGGCGCCGGACGAGCCTCTGCTCCACTTCGAGCTCGGCTACCTGTATTACACCGCTCACGATTACGCCAAGGCAACGGATGAACTCAACAGCGAGCTCCGTATCAATCCTCAGTCTGCACTTGCGTATACCTATCTCGGAGATATCGCCCTCCACAACAACGACGACGCAACGGCTGAAGACTATCTCAACAAGGCCATGAGTTACGATCCGCACCAGCGCCTGGTCTACTTCGATCTTGGCTGCGTCTATGCAGACCAGCAGAAGAACCAACAGGCTTTAACCGCATTCCTTCAGGCCGAGCAAATGGAACCATCCCAGCCAGACGCGCACTATCGTCTCGCACGCGTATACAAGGCTCTTGGCGAGCAACAGAAAGCCGCGGCCGAATTTGCGAAGACCCGCACGCTCCACGCGAAAGACGATGAGTCGCTGATTGAAAAGGTATCCGGCAAGGCAGCACTGGCGAATCCATCTGGCCCTGCACAGCCCTGA
- a CDS encoding LysR family transcriptional regulator, which produces MDFEQLRTFLEVCRLRSFSRAAEKLMVTQPAISAQIRTLENEVGARLFDRDGGKVTFTAAGKVFEPFAEHCLQIHNHIMVTIGELHRSPRGEISVSANEATSLYVLPSVFAQFKRQYSRVGLSIVRADRARTLESVLNREVDFGIVSLPLKDPRLTVDPIHRDELVLVAPKNHSLAARDSVKFPEILQHQLLLPKQGRQRELIEDLFRSYDVNPRVAMEVESSELLKRLIIAGLGMGFLPRTNVTVDEKAGLVQIIRLEGVRLSRELALVFRKDKTLTRAAHAFLEIATGRARPHTPPPPPTAKGRQAK; this is translated from the coding sequence ATGGATTTTGAGCAACTGCGTACGTTTCTGGAAGTCTGCCGCCTGCGCAGCTTCTCCCGCGCTGCAGAGAAGCTGATGGTCACTCAGCCGGCCATCTCGGCGCAGATTCGCACCCTTGAGAACGAGGTAGGAGCGCGTCTGTTCGATCGCGACGGCGGCAAGGTCACCTTCACGGCCGCTGGCAAGGTCTTCGAGCCCTTCGCCGAGCACTGCCTGCAGATTCACAACCACATCATGGTGACCATCGGCGAGTTGCACCGCTCGCCCCGCGGCGAGATCTCCGTCTCCGCGAATGAAGCCACCAGCCTTTACGTGCTGCCCAGCGTCTTTGCCCAGTTCAAGCGCCAGTATTCGCGCGTGGGCCTCAGTATTGTCCGCGCCGACCGTGCGCGTACCCTTGAATCCGTTCTCAACCGCGAAGTCGATTTCGGCATCGTTTCGCTGCCGCTGAAAGACCCTCGCCTCACAGTCGATCCGATTCATCGCGACGAGCTGGTTCTCGTCGCGCCCAAGAATCACTCCCTGGCCGCGCGCGATTCCGTAAAGTTTCCCGAGATTCTCCAGCACCAGCTTCTGCTGCCCAAGCAGGGACGCCAGCGCGAGCTCATCGAAGACCTTTTCCGCAGCTATGATGTGAATCCTCGCGTGGCCATGGAGGTCGAGTCCAGCGAGCTGCTCAAGCGCCTGATCATTGCCGGCCTCGGCATGGGCTTTCTCCCCCGCACCAATGTCACCGTAGACGAAAAAGCCGGCCTTGTTCAGATCATCCGTCTCGAGGGGGTTCGTCTCAGCCGTGAACTGGCACTCGTCTTCCGCAAGGATAAGACACTGACCCGCGCCGCGCATGCCTTTCTCGAGATCGCAACCGGCCGCGCGCGTCCGCACACACCTCCGCCTCCACCCACCGCAAAGGGGCGCCAGGCGAAGTAA
- a CDS encoding ABC transporter permease — MLADLRDALRQLRKAPGFTATAVITLALGIGATTAIFTLVQQVMLKSLPVTKPEELWRIGDKNRCCNWGGYTQGGDGDFALFSWEAYHTFRQHTPEFTDLAALQAGNAPLGVRPAGSKSQADTRNGEYVSGNFFRTFGIQPWIGRLMTDADDQDGAPLVTVMSYRIWQQKYGSNPAVVGSIYQINGHPFTVIGITPPGFYGGKLSGYGMPDFWLPLTSENTLNGAVSHLKRANSNYLDLLGRVRPGTNTQRLDAKLKVELHDWLASHVSDMEPGEKQLWQQQTLHLTPGGAGVADMRDAYQDGLKLLLIAAACVLLVACSNLANLMLARGLKERAQISVRVALGASRMRLVRKALVESVLLALIGGIFGIVVAYGGTRLILYLAFEVGGPDNYVPVSAAPSWPVLLFALGISILTGILFGTAPAWMTSHADPVEALRGANRSVGGGRTWVQKSLVIVQAAMSLVLLSAAALLAQSLRNLEHQDFGFDTRGRYIASINPSLSTYTPEQMEPLFRRIDDRMKQIPGVRMVAPALYAPMTGDSWNEGIRIEGRPEPNAKEDTSAGWARVEPGFFETIGAKILLGRSLSEQDTTATRNVAVINQAFAKKFFKNQNPIGQHFGIDRLKYANTYEIVGVVRDIRYMTWDYKSAVGPMFWPAETQTAQYDDPVFTDGERWSHFLYNIVLWAPGDPPGFAEKVRKALADVDPNLVLYDVDSYDKIVSADFQQQNMIATLTTLFGVLGLILAAVGLYGVMAYTVEQRTSEIGLRMALGANRRDVVGMVLRSASWQVGIGLGLGIPLAILAGKLMTDQLFGVSPWDPLMLVSATILLALAALVASVVPARRAAGVEPMIALRNQ; from the coding sequence ATGCTGGCGGATCTGCGCGACGCGCTGCGGCAATTGCGAAAAGCCCCTGGCTTTACAGCCACGGCAGTCATCACCCTGGCTTTGGGTATCGGAGCCACCACCGCTATCTTCACCCTGGTGCAGCAGGTCATGCTCAAATCGCTGCCTGTGACCAAGCCGGAAGAGCTCTGGCGCATCGGGGACAAGAACCGCTGCTGTAACTGGGGCGGCTATACACAGGGCGGCGATGGCGACTTCGCGCTCTTTTCCTGGGAGGCCTACCATACCTTCCGCCAGCACACCCCGGAGTTCACCGATCTGGCCGCGCTGCAGGCTGGCAACGCGCCGCTCGGAGTCAGGCCCGCCGGCTCGAAATCGCAGGCCGATACGCGCAATGGAGAATACGTCTCCGGTAATTTCTTCCGCACCTTCGGCATTCAGCCCTGGATCGGTCGCCTGATGACCGATGCCGACGATCAGGACGGCGCGCCTCTCGTCACGGTAATGAGCTATCGCATCTGGCAGCAGAAATATGGCTCCAATCCTGCCGTCGTCGGCTCCATTTATCAGATCAACGGTCACCCCTTCACTGTCATCGGGATCACTCCTCCAGGCTTCTATGGAGGTAAGCTCTCCGGCTACGGCATGCCCGATTTCTGGCTTCCGCTGACCTCGGAAAACACGCTCAACGGAGCGGTCTCGCACCTGAAACGGGCGAACTCCAACTATCTCGATCTTCTCGGCCGGGTGCGCCCCGGGACGAATACGCAACGACTCGACGCCAAGTTGAAAGTCGAGTTACATGATTGGCTCGCCAGCCATGTCTCCGACATGGAGCCCGGCGAGAAACAGCTCTGGCAGCAGCAGACCCTGCACCTGACGCCGGGCGGAGCTGGGGTAGCGGACATGCGGGATGCATACCAGGACGGACTCAAGCTGCTGCTGATCGCGGCCGCATGCGTGCTGCTGGTAGCCTGCAGCAACCTCGCCAATCTGATGCTTGCACGCGGCCTCAAAGAGCGCGCCCAGATCTCGGTGCGGGTCGCCCTGGGTGCATCTCGCATGCGCCTGGTGCGCAAGGCGCTGGTCGAGAGTGTCCTGCTGGCACTCATCGGCGGAATCTTCGGCATTGTTGTGGCCTATGGGGGAACGCGGCTCATCCTCTATCTGGCCTTTGAAGTCGGCGGTCCGGATAACTACGTACCAGTCAGCGCAGCGCCTTCCTGGCCCGTGCTGCTCTTTGCGCTCGGCATCTCTATCCTTACCGGCATCCTCTTTGGCACCGCGCCCGCGTGGATGACCTCACATGCGGACCCCGTCGAAGCCCTGCGTGGAGCGAACCGCTCGGTTGGCGGAGGCCGCACCTGGGTGCAAAAGTCGTTGGTCATTGTTCAGGCGGCGATGTCCCTGGTATTGCTCTCTGCTGCGGCCCTGCTCGCACAGAGCCTCCGCAATCTTGAACACCAGGATTTCGGCTTCGACACCCGGGGCCGCTACATCGCCTCGATCAATCCCAGCCTGAGCACATACACGCCGGAGCAGATGGAACCGCTCTTCCGCCGTATCGACGACCGGATGAAACAGATTCCCGGAGTACGCATGGTCGCTCCGGCACTCTATGCACCCATGACCGGTGACAGCTGGAATGAAGGCATCCGTATCGAAGGCAGGCCGGAGCCGAATGCCAAGGAGGATACCAGCGCCGGGTGGGCTCGCGTGGAGCCCGGCTTCTTTGAAACCATCGGCGCGAAGATCCTGCTCGGCCGTTCCCTCAGCGAGCAGGACACCACCGCTACGCGCAATGTCGCCGTGATCAACCAGGCCTTTGCCAAGAAGTTCTTCAAGAACCAGAATCCTATCGGTCAGCATTTCGGCATCGATCGGCTGAAATACGCCAACACCTACGAGATTGTCGGCGTAGTACGGGACATACGCTACATGACCTGGGACTATAAGAGCGCTGTTGGGCCGATGTTCTGGCCCGCGGAGACGCAGACCGCGCAATACGACGATCCAGTCTTCACTGATGGCGAGCGGTGGTCACATTTCCTCTATAACATCGTTCTCTGGGCGCCTGGCGATCCTCCTGGCTTTGCCGAAAAGGTGCGCAAGGCGCTCGCCGACGTCGATCCGAATCTCGTGCTCTACGACGTTGACTCTTACGACAAGATCGTAAGCGCCGACTTCCAGCAGCAGAATATGATCGCAACCCTGACTACACTCTTCGGCGTGCTTGGCCTGATTCTCGCCGCTGTCGGCCTGTACGGCGTCATGGCCTATACCGTCGAACAACGCACCAGCGAGATCGGGCTTCGCATGGCGCTGGGAGCGAATCGGCGCGACGTCGTCGGCATGGTACTGCGCAGTGCTTCCTGGCAGGTCGGCATCGGGCTGGGGCTCGGCATCCCCCTGGCGATCCTTGCCGGCAAGCTCATGACCGACCAGTTGTTCGGCGTCAGCCCCTGGGATCCCCTGATGCTGGTCAGCGCAACCATTCTGCTCGCGCTGGCTGCGCTCGTCGCCTCGGTTGTACCGGCACGCCGAGCAGCCGGAGTAGAGCCGATGATTGCACTGCGCAACCAGTAG
- a CDS encoding ABC transporter permease produces the protein MLTDLIYRLRSLISRQRVENELDEELQFHLEHEIKKHMARGASPAEAKRRAQIAIGGMEQVRQECRDARGTRLLEDLFHDLRFALRQLRRSPSFTMTAIVVFAFGVAASTTIFAFVDAAFIKPLPYHQPSRLVALFERPSVGDRFHLSFPDYQAWKAHNHVFSSLNVYRPERVTLKNQTGMEEISVASVSDGFFKTLGVSPFLGRDFRTGEDLASAPQTAILSYQTWQHRFGADKAVIGSTVEMDGAAYQIIGVLPPDFHFAPVGSAEFWKTIHGLCADNRFCYPYYGIARLKPGISLPTAAADIDILAKQIALAFPTSNRDRGATVLPLTHLILGDIRPTFLALLSGALLLALIGYVNIFSLLIVRAEARKREIAVRGALGASHIRLLRQFAVEGSVLAIAGGLLGLSLDVVLIRLMLGLIPRPMLSSMPYLEHLNLGWHVFGVALLAMALGALLFTLAPIAQLRFTSMRQGLSEGGRGAADRSWRRVGTSLVVVELMITVIMLTSAGLLAKSFYRLLHSDLGLRPDHLAVLHIARPGNPTDAQQISLEHKVIDQVTHLPGITSIGSSGLLAVGGDESFKAAFGHFRVFGRAYNGLGDEALSLIAGTGYFETLQARLLHGRYFIEADDASRPRVVIINQTMAALEFPGQNPIGQRLIDQYDPEHPYEIVGVIDDLKDGPLDMTRVAAVYSPFRQIPINDFYITVRTTYAPRTALHAIETAVHQIDPGLITDGEDTMQDRIDNSQSAYLHRSAASLVTGFALLALLLGTVGLYGVVAYSVGRRTREIGLRIALGAQRSSIYKLVLHEAFWLACLGLTGGLLGSIAAGMFLKSMLFEVRPWDPGTWFWVISALFAATLLASFIPARRAASIHPTESLRAE, from the coding sequence ATGCTGACTGACCTGATCTATCGCCTCCGCTCCCTTATCAGCCGCCAGCGCGTCGAGAACGAGTTGGATGAAGAGCTGCAATTTCACCTCGAGCATGAGATCAAGAAGCATATGGCCCGTGGCGCGAGCCCCGCAGAAGCGAAACGTCGTGCCCAGATTGCAATCGGCGGCATGGAACAGGTACGCCAGGAGTGCCGCGATGCCCGCGGGACGCGCCTGCTCGAGGACCTGTTCCACGATCTTCGCTTTGCCTTGCGCCAGCTGCGCCGCAGCCCCAGCTTCACAATGACTGCCATCGTCGTCTTTGCCTTTGGCGTCGCGGCAAGCACGACCATTTTTGCCTTTGTCGATGCAGCCTTCATCAAACCGCTGCCTTATCACCAGCCGTCTCGGCTGGTAGCTCTTTTTGAGCGCCCCTCCGTTGGCGATCGATTTCACTTATCGTTCCCCGACTATCAGGCATGGAAGGCACACAATCATGTTTTCAGCTCGCTCAACGTGTATCGCCCCGAACGCGTTACGTTGAAGAATCAGACCGGGATGGAAGAGATATCGGTCGCATCTGTCAGCGACGGCTTTTTTAAGACGCTTGGTGTATCGCCATTCCTCGGCCGCGACTTCAGGACGGGAGAAGACCTGGCAAGCGCGCCACAGACTGCAATCCTGAGTTATCAAACATGGCAGCATCGCTTTGGAGCAGATAAGGCCGTGATAGGTAGCACTGTCGAGATGGACGGCGCCGCCTATCAGATCATTGGAGTGCTTCCTCCCGACTTTCACTTCGCCCCGGTTGGATCCGCAGAGTTCTGGAAGACCATTCATGGGCTTTGCGCCGATAACCGGTTCTGTTATCCGTACTACGGCATTGCGCGTCTGAAGCCTGGCATTTCACTGCCGACAGCCGCTGCCGATATCGACATACTGGCAAAGCAAATCGCGCTCGCCTTCCCCACCTCCAATCGTGATCGAGGTGCTACGGTCCTGCCTCTCACGCATCTCATTCTTGGCGACATCCGGCCGACCTTTCTTGCACTACTGAGCGGGGCGCTGCTACTGGCCCTCATCGGATACGTGAACATCTTCAGCCTGCTGATTGTTCGGGCTGAGGCCCGAAAAAGAGAGATCGCAGTACGCGGCGCGCTTGGCGCGTCTCATATCCGTCTCCTGCGGCAATTCGCAGTCGAAGGATCCGTATTGGCAATCGCGGGAGGTCTGCTCGGCCTGTCCTTGGACGTGGTATTGATCCGTCTCATGCTAGGCCTGATTCCCCGTCCGATGCTCAGCTCGATGCCGTATCTGGAACATCTCAATCTCGGCTGGCACGTGTTTGGCGTTGCATTGCTGGCGATGGCGCTCGGTGCTCTGCTCTTCACCCTGGCTCCGATCGCACAACTGAGATTTACAAGCATGCGTCAAGGGCTCTCAGAGGGAGGCCGCGGAGCTGCGGATAGAAGCTGGCGGAGAGTCGGGACGAGTCTTGTTGTGGTCGAGCTCATGATTACGGTCATCATGCTCACCAGCGCCGGCCTTCTGGCCAAGAGTTTCTATCGACTGCTCCACAGCGACCTCGGTCTTCGCCCTGATCATCTGGCGGTATTGCATATCGCGCGGCCGGGGAATCCAACCGACGCCCAACAGATTTCGCTCGAGCATAAAGTGATCGATCAGGTCACGCACTTGCCCGGCATCACATCGATTGGTTCTTCCGGGTTACTCGCAGTGGGAGGCGATGAGTCCTTTAAAGCTGCCTTTGGACACTTTCGTGTCTTCGGACGCGCCTATAACGGCCTGGGGGACGAAGCTCTCAGCCTTATAGCGGGCACCGGATATTTTGAGACGCTGCAGGCGCGATTGCTGCATGGACGCTACTTTATCGAAGCCGACGACGCTTCGAGGCCCCGTGTCGTCATCATTAATCAGACGATGGCGGCGCTCGAGTTCCCGGGACAGAACCCCATCGGACAGCGCCTGATCGATCAATACGACCCCGAGCACCCCTATGAGATTGTCGGCGTGATCGATGATCTCAAGGACGGGCCCCTGGACATGACCCGCGTGGCTGCTGTGTATAGCCCATTCCGGCAGATTCCGATCAATGACTTTTACATCACCGTGCGCACCACTTACGCTCCGAGGACGGCTCTGCATGCCATCGAAACAGCGGTGCACCAGATTGATCCTGGCCTGATCACAGACGGCGAAGACACGATGCAGGACAGGATCGACAATTCACAGTCCGCCTATCTGCACCGTTCTGCGGCTTCGCTGGTTACCGGCTTCGCCCTGCTGGCGCTTCTGCTTGGGACGGTCGGACTGTATGGCGTGGTCGCCTATTCCGTCGGTAGACGCACACGCGAAATCGGCCTGCGGATTGCTCTTGGAGCACAGCGATCCTCGATTTACAAGCTTGTACTCCATGAAGCATTCTGGCTTGCCTGCCTGGGTCTGACCGGCGGCCTGTTGGGATCCATTGCCGCAGGGATGTTCCTTAAGAGCATGCTTTTCGAGGTGCGCCCATGGGACCCCGGCACCTGGTTCTGGGTTATATCGGCGCTCTTCGCAGCAACTCTCCTTGCCAGTTTCATCCCTGCGCGTCGGGCCGCATCGATTCACCCTACAGAATCATTGCGTGCGGAATAG
- a CDS encoding PadR family transcriptional regulator — protein MVTEKRIELPQGTLDFLILKAIALEPMHGWAISERLQQLSHDVIQVQQGSLYPALHRLERRGWIKANWATSENNRRAKYYELSATGRKQLANETAAWRKLTTAVEHILTLA, from the coding sequence ATGGTGACAGAAAAACGTATCGAGCTTCCGCAAGGCACCCTCGATTTTTTGATCCTCAAGGCGATCGCTCTCGAACCGATGCACGGATGGGCTATTTCAGAGCGGCTACAGCAGCTGTCCCACGACGTAATACAGGTGCAGCAGGGCTCGTTGTACCCTGCACTGCACCGCCTGGAACGTCGCGGATGGATCAAAGCGAACTGGGCAACCAGCGAAAACAATCGCCGCGCCAAGTATTACGAATTGAGTGCAACAGGACGGAAGCAGCTTGCGAATGAAACTGCTGCCTGGCGCAAACTGACGACCGCTGTCGAGCACATCCTAACCCTTGCATAG
- a CDS encoding glycoside hydrolase family 3 C-terminal domain-containing protein — MLIVAGACLVAHGQKAAYLDTSLPAAERAADLVHRMTLGEKASQLVNQARAIPRLNVPSYDWWSEALHGVAVKDVTEFPEPVGLAATFDTDAIHRMAVVISTEGRIKYEQAVKKNGGHSDIFQGLDFWAPNINIFRDPRWGRGQETYGEDPFLTAGMGVAFVTGMQGDDPRYYRVISTPKHYAVHSGPESTRHIADVTVSKHDEIDTYLPAFRATVTEAKAGSVMCAYNSINGEPACANQFLLDDQLRGKWAFNGYVVSDCGAVVDIYRNHHFKPSQPESSAISLKRGMDNECVDFTFKVKDDHDYKPYLDAVKQGYLKESDIDTALVRLFTARIRLGMFDPPSMVPYTKIDESELNSAAHRELARKIADESMVLLKNDGTLPLKTSGIRLAVIGPIAEQTKVLLGNYNGTPTHTVSILEGLRKEFAGATIQYEAGTQFLSHDADPVPASALTHDGKPGVEVSYSKLDMSDINSLAATKPLATSTVPSIDAASEPLPAAVADVHPLSIRWDGMITAPETGDYNLGLKAAGFFRIRVDGKDVTSSYEGDPHEAKLGRVHLEANKPSALHVEYTPPESGNAAAQLVWGRVDLRPQPAAIEAAKHADVVVAVLGISSELEGEEMQVSEPGFKGGDRTSINLPKPEEDLLEALVATGKPVVLVLTNGSALAVNWANQHANAILDAWYPGEEGGTAVAETLSGRNNPAGRLPVTFYTGIDQLPPFENYAMKGRTYRYFEGKPLYPFGYGLSYTTFAYRDLKLPSSAVDAGQPMTAEVTVSNTGQVPGDEVAQLYLSFPDVKGAPIRALRGFERVHLDAGESKIVQFHLRPRDLSMVTEAGEPIIAEGKYTVSVGGGQPDTTAPTVSGAFEVKGSVTLPE; from the coding sequence TTGCTGATCGTTGCAGGAGCATGTCTTGTTGCGCATGGGCAGAAAGCTGCTTATCTCGATACGAGCCTTCCTGCGGCTGAGCGCGCCGCAGATCTTGTGCATCGCATGACGCTGGGAGAAAAAGCTTCCCAGCTGGTCAATCAGGCGCGTGCCATTCCGCGGCTCAATGTCCCGTCCTACGACTGGTGGAGTGAGGCGTTGCATGGCGTGGCGGTGAAGGACGTCACCGAATTTCCGGAGCCGGTTGGGCTGGCTGCTACCTTCGACACGGATGCGATTCATCGCATGGCCGTCGTCATCAGTACGGAAGGCCGGATTAAATACGAGCAGGCAGTAAAGAAGAACGGCGGTCACAGCGATATCTTCCAGGGGCTGGATTTCTGGGCTCCGAATATCAACATCTTTCGTGATCCACGCTGGGGGCGCGGGCAGGAAACCTACGGGGAAGATCCTTTTCTAACTGCGGGCATGGGTGTGGCCTTCGTCACAGGAATGCAGGGAGACGACCCGCGGTATTACCGTGTTATTTCGACGCCGAAGCATTACGCCGTGCATTCCGGGCCGGAATCGACGCGCCACATCGCAGATGTGACGGTGAGCAAGCACGATGAGATCGATACCTATCTGCCGGCTTTCCGCGCCACGGTCACCGAAGCGAAGGCTGGGTCGGTGATGTGTGCGTATAACAGCATCAACGGCGAACCGGCATGTGCGAATCAGTTTTTGCTTGACGACCAGTTACGCGGAAAGTGGGCTTTTAACGGCTATGTTGTTTCTGACTGCGGCGCGGTTGTCGATATCTATCGCAATCATCACTTCAAGCCGTCGCAGCCCGAGTCTTCGGCGATCAGCCTGAAGCGGGGTATGGACAACGAGTGCGTAGACTTCACCTTCAAGGTGAAGGACGATCACGACTACAAGCCTTATCTCGATGCGGTGAAACAGGGATATCTCAAGGAAAGCGATATCGATACCGCGCTCGTCCGTCTCTTTACTGCTCGCATCAGACTCGGGATGTTCGATCCGCCGTCAATGGTGCCATATACGAAGATCGATGAGAGCGAACTCAACAGCGCTGCGCATCGCGAGCTTGCGCGCAAAATTGCGGATGAGTCGATGGTGCTGCTCAAGAACGATGGAACGCTGCCCCTGAAGACGAGCGGCATCAGGCTTGCGGTGATTGGCCCCATCGCGGAGCAGACGAAAGTCCTGCTGGGCAATTACAACGGCACTCCGACGCATACGGTCTCCATTCTCGAGGGGCTACGCAAGGAGTTTGCCGGCGCCACGATTCAGTATGAGGCGGGAACGCAGTTCTTGAGTCACGATGCGGACCCGGTTCCTGCCTCCGCGCTGACGCATGATGGCAAGCCTGGTGTGGAGGTTAGCTATTCGAAGCTCGACATGAGCGACATCAACAGCCTTGCAGCAACGAAGCCTCTGGCCACGAGCACAGTTCCATCGATCGATGCAGCTTCGGAACCTCTCCCCGCTGCAGTTGCCGACGTGCATCCGCTCTCCATCCGCTGGGACGGCATGATTACCGCACCCGAGACCGGAGATTACAACCTCGGACTGAAGGCTGCCGGGTTCTTCCGCATCCGCGTGGACGGCAAAGATGTGACCTCTTCCTACGAAGGCGATCCGCATGAGGCCAAGCTTGGCCGTGTGCATCTCGAAGCCAATAAACCTTCCGCGCTTCACGTGGAATACACACCGCCGGAAAGCGGGAATGCCGCGGCCCAGCTGGTCTGGGGCAGGGTCGATCTCCGTCCACAGCCGGCAGCGATCGAAGCAGCGAAGCATGCCGATGTTGTAGTCGCTGTGCTGGGCATTAGCAGTGAGCTTGAGGGAGAAGAGATGCAGGTGAGCGAGCCGGGCTTCAAGGGTGGCGACCGTACCAGCATCAATTTGCCAAAGCCGGAGGAGGATCTGCTCGAAGCGCTTGTGGCTACGGGCAAGCCTGTGGTGCTGGTGCTTACAAACGGCAGCGCGCTTGCTGTGAACTGGGCCAATCAGCACGCAAATGCCATCCTCGATGCGTGGTATCCGGGCGAAGAGGGTGGAACCGCAGTGGCTGAAACCTTGTCGGGCAGGAACAACCCTGCGGGACGGCTGCCTGTCACCTTCTACACAGGGATCGATCAACTCCCACCCTTCGAGAACTATGCGATGAAGGGACGTACATATCGCTACTTTGAAGGTAAGCCGCTTTATCCCTTTGGCTATGGTCTGAGTTACACCACGTTTGCTTATCGAGACCTGAAGCTGCCATCGAGTGCGGTAGATGCAGGACAGCCGATGACCGCTGAAGTCACGGTGAGCAATACAGGACAAGTACCGGGGGATGAGGTGGCACAACTCTATCTCTCGTTCCCGGATGTGAAGGGAGCTCCGATTCGCGCGCTACGCGGCTTCGAGCGGGTGCATCTGGATGCGGGGGAATCAAAGATCGTGCAGTTTCATCTTCGGCCCCGTGACCTGAGCATGGTGACCGAAGCCGGGGAGCCCATCATTGCCGAGGGGAAATACACGGTCTCGGTTGGAGGAGGTCAGCCGGACACAACTGCACCGACAGTCAGTGGAGCCTTTGAGGTGAAGGGAAGCGTCACGCTGCCGGAATAG